The sequence CACCGGCCGGGCCGTCCCGCTGCGCCGCAGCAACGTCGACACCGACCAGATCATCCCCGCCCACTGGCTGAAGAAGGTCACCCGGGACGGCTTCGAGGACGGGCTCTTCGAGGCCTGGCGCAAGGACGAGACCTTCGTCCTCAACCGTCCGGAGCGCGAGGGCGCCTCGGTCCTGGTGGCCGGCCCCGACTTCGGCACCGGCTCCTCCCGCGAGCACGCCGTCTGGGCTCTGCAGAACTACGGGTTCAAGGCCGTCGTCTCCTCCCGGTTCGCCGACATCTTCCGCGGCAACTCGCTGAAGAACGGTCTGCTGACCGTGGTCCTGGACCAGAAGACCGTCGACGCCCTGTGGGAGCTGACGGAGGCCGACCCGACGGCCGAGGTGACCGTCGACCTGGAGGCCCGGCAGGTCCGCGCCGAGGGCATCACGGCCGACTTCGAGCTCGACGAGAACGCCCGCTGGCGGCTGCTGAACGGGCTGGACGACATCAGCCTCACCCTTCAGAAC is a genomic window of Streptomyces sp. NBC_00708 containing:
- the leuD gene encoding 3-isopropylmalate dehydratase small subunit, with product MEAFTTHTGRAVPLRRSNVDTDQIIPAHWLKKVTRDGFEDGLFEAWRKDETFVLNRPEREGASVLVAGPDFGTGSSREHAVWALQNYGFKAVVSSRFADIFRGNSLKNGLLTVVLDQKTVDALWELTEADPTAEVTVDLEARQVRAEGITADFELDENARWRLLNGLDDISLTLQNEADIASYEAARPAHKPRTIHA